A genomic stretch from Aedes albopictus strain Foshan chromosome 2, AalbF5, whole genome shotgun sequence includes:
- the LOC115269193 gene encoding uncharacterized protein LOC115269193: MQLLSFPMLKKNCFHASAILSESLRQGEFEQIKLRSFGSSSVGMPIWRSNRKNFYVIWHHGKWHQKVLFVAKPFLQDVLFIWLDAWSAKPLPALVKFGLSVVVIAVMLLPVVYALCGTLLYLGFWQQQIDSLYPSVFPMKMQSFYWIQQILKQTVYSDAQVDYFQRRIHGFLLITAGMMDYMRLLLEMV, from the exons atgcagctcctatcctttcccatgttaaaaaaaaattgttttcacgcaagcgctattctctcagagagcctccgtcaaggcgaattcgaGCAGATCAAGCTTCGCTCGTTCGGGAGTTCATCAGTAGGGATGCCCATTTGGAGAAGCAATCGAAAGAATTTTTACGTTATT TGGCATCATGGAAAATGGCACCAGAAAGTTCTCTTCGTGGCCAAGCCCTTCCTGCAAGACGTTCTCTTCATTTGGTTGGATGCGTGGAGTGCAAAACCGCTTCCGGCGTTGGTCAAGTTCGGCTTGAGTGTTGTGGTGATTGCGGTTATGCTGCTTCCTGTTGTGTACGCGTTGTGTGGCACTCTGCTTTACCTTGGATTTTGGCAGCAACAAATCGATAG TTTATATCCCTCTGTATTTCCCATGAAAATGCAGTCATTCTACTGGATCCAGCAGATATTGAAACAAACGGTATACTCGGATGCACAAGTGGATTACTTTCAGCGACGAATTCACGGATTTCTGTTGATCACTGCTGGGATGATGGATTATATGAGATTGCTATTGGAAATGGTATAG